Part of the Natrialbaceae archaeon AArc-T1-2 genome, ATACCGATGACGAGGTATTGGTTCGAACGCGGGTTTCCGGCGGTCGATCGGAGCGTATCTGATGCGGTGTTGGTATATCCCCGAAATACCGAAGCGGTGGCCCGACGGCCGTCAGCTCTCGACGGTGACGGGTTCGACGCGTTCGTCGTACTTGTCTTCGAACTCCTGGATGAGCTGGCCCATCTTCGCGTACCAGTCGTTGAGCATCCGTTGCATGTCGTCTGCGATCTGTTCCGGATCGGTCGGATAGTACACGTGGTAGTATCCTCCCTGGTCGTAGTTGACCTGCTCTTTCTGGATGAACCCCGTCTGGAGCAGTCGCTGGATCGATCGGTAGGCGGTCGATCGCTCGCGGTCGACCCGGTCGGCCACTTCGTCGATCGTCAGCGGTTCCTCACTCTCGACGAGAACGCGGAAACACTCTCTGTCGAGCTGTTTGAGACCGTGAATGCACTCCAGCAGACCCTCACACTCCATGTCTTGCTGGAGGTATTCGGACATCGAACTTGCCATTGGCTCGGTCTAGCGTAGACGGTCCGACGGTAAAAGGGCTTTGTGTATCGTGTGCAATGCCGCCGGGAACGAGTCTCTGTGACTGGGGTCCTGTCACGAGTGAACCGATCCCCGATCGATGAACGGGAGACCGAGAGCGACCGACTTATCTACGCCCCCGCCGGTGACGGAGATATGAGAGACCTCTTCGTCCGTGCAACACGGGGCGAACGAACCGAGCGCCCTCCGGTGTGGCTGATGCGCCAGGCCGGCCGGTACATCCCGGAGTACCGGGAGATCCGCTCCGAGTACACCTTCTACGAAGCGATCACGACGCCCGAGGTGGCCGAACGCGTCACCATGCTACCCTGGAAGCTGTTCGAGCCCGACGGGATCGTGATGTACTCGGATATCCTCACCGCGCTCGAGCCGCTCGGATTCTCCTATCACATCGAATCCGGCGTCGGACCCGTTATCGAGAACCCGGTCGACGGCCCCGACGATGTCGATCGGGATCGCCGACCCATCGACGAGACGCTTCCCTACGTCGGTGAGCTGCTCGAGCGCCTCCAGGAGCGACTCGAGGGCCGGGCAGCCCTCATCGGCTTCGCCGGCGGCCCCTTCACGCTCGCAGCCTACGCCGCCCAGGGCGAGCCCTCCCGGAACTACGTCGCCCTGCGACGACTCCGGGCGGCCCACCCGGAAGCGTTCCGGACGCTGCTCGAGCAGTTCGCCGACGTCGTCGCCGAGTACCTGACCTACCAGGTCGACCACGGCGCGGACGTCGTGAAGCTGTTCGACACCTACGCGGGGTTGCTCGGACCCGCGGACTACCGGGAATTTCTCTTGCCGCTACACCGACGCATTCTCGAGTCGGTCGACGTCCCGACGGTGATCTTCGCACGGAACATGGGCGGCCGACTCGACTTGCTCGCCGACAGCGGCGCGGACGTGGTCGCACTCGACTGGACGGTCGAGATGGCCGACGCACGCGCCCAGCTCGGCGATCGACCGGTCCAGGGGAACCTCGACCCCGCGGTCTTACTCGGCGACGAAGAGACGGTCCGAAAGCGGACCCGCCAGATCATCGAAGCGGCCGGCCCGTCGGGACACGTCTTGAATCTCGGACACGGCGTCGACAAAGACACGCCGGTCGAAAACGTACGCGCGTTCGTCGAGACCGCGAAGTCGATCGATCGCGGGTGAGGCTGCCGGCTACGGGCCTGTTATCTGGCGCGTGAGGATTCGTTCGCATCGAACTCGCACACCTCGAAGGCGATGGTGACGAAAGGGAGATGAGGGGTGCGGACGAGGTGTGTGGATCCACGTGGACGTGGCGGCCGGAGACGCGTTGCCGGTCGCGACGTGAAAAGCGCCGTCTCCCGGCGGTGTACCGTTGGAGGTCAGCGAACTAAAACCCTCGGATGCCGACGACGGGTCGCTACGACCGCCGATCCTGGAGGGCGGGAAACTCCTCGCGAACCGATTCGACCCGACTCGGCTCGATCGTCGTCGTCACGATCGTCGGTTCGTCACCGCTCGAGGCGACCGCTACGCCCCAGGGATCGTAGACGCTCGAGCGACCGAGTAACGTAGCGTCTGCGAACGATCCGGAGCCGTTTATCGTCGCGACGTAACACTGGTTCTCGATCGCTCGCGCCCGCGAGAGCGTCTCCCAGTGTTCGATCCGCGGGTAGGGCCAGGCACTCGGCACGCAGATCAACTCGGCACCGGCGTCGACCAGCTCGCGGTACAGTTCCGGAAACCGGAGATCGTAACAGGTCGTCACGCCGACGGTGAACCCGCCGACGTCGGCAGTCTCGAGGCGTTCGCCCGGAACCAACAGCTCGCGTTCGGCCGACTCGTAGCCGAAGAGGTGGTGTTTGCGATAGACGAGTTCGAGTTCGCCGCTCGAGTCGAACAACGCGGCCGTGTTCGCGAGCCCCTCCTCGGCCGGCGTCGGAACGGCCTCGGTCGCGGCCAGATCCTCGACGATACTGCCCGCGAGGACGGCGACGTCGTGGTCGGCCGCTGCCTCGCGCAGGCGCGTGAACGTCTCTCCTGCGAACGGCTCGGCGTGTCGTTCGTACAGGTCGAACGCGAAGTAGCCAACGGTAAACAGCTCCGGCAGGGCGACGAGATCCACGCCGCGGTCGGCCGCCCGGGAAATCGCCGCCAGTGCCCGATCGACGTTGCCGGGGACGTCACCCGCCTCGATCTCGAGTTGAGCCAGGGCGATCGTCACCTCGTCTTCCGATGGCCTCCGTTCGGTCCGTTCGCCGGTCATGAGTCTCGCCGCGCATCACGCTCTAAGGCACGACGCAGGTTCTCGAGTTCACCATCGAGGTTGCGTTTGAAGAACTTCTCGACGCCGGGAACTTTGCCGTCGACGACGAAGCTGTTCACGAGTCGGCTCCCGCCGTTTGTCGACTCGATCTCGTGTTCGCCGGTGACGTCCATCACCTTCGATCGGCCGACGAACTTCACGAACGTCGGCGGGTCCCGGGTGACGTCTTCGGTCTCGACAGTGATCGTCCGTCGGACGAGCGGGATCGGAAGCTCGACGTGCCAGGTGATGTGGGTTCCGGTCCGACTGTCGACGTCGTAATCCGCGACGACGCTAATCGCCCGAGCGCGGTTTTCGGGCACGGCGATGAACTCCCAGACGCGGTCGGGTGCGATCGAGAGTTCGAACGTGCGTTCGACCCGAACGGTCATGTCACTACGTGCGGGACTCGCGGGTAAAAAGACGGTGAAAGCGGCCCCGACCGCCTCATCACAGCGACTGGAACAGCTCTCCCGGAGATTTGCGGGCGTTTGCAACCTTCCGCGATCGACTGTCGCCGATGATATCAGCTAAGTGTTACCTTCCACGTCGTCGATCGAGCGCGGCCCCACTTCTCGATATCGACGTCGTCCGATTTCTCCGCGAGGTGGGGAAGTCTCGCCCCGACCTGTTTCGACGAGAGTCCGATCGCATCCGCTATGTTTTTCGCCCGGAAGTACTGCTCGCCACGGGCGGCACTCTCGCGGAGGTACGAGAGAATCCGCTGTTCTTCGTCGGAGTAGTCGGTCATCGTCGTCACGTTCGACTAGCGTGTCTGTCGTCTTAACTCTTACAGACGACGGTAACGCGAAACGCTACCGAGACGCGAACGTCCCGTGGTTCGACAACCGGAACGCTCTCTGATACTGTCGGCTGGAACACCGTCGTCAGTAGAGGTGGATCGCGACGACTGCAAGCGTGCTAAACACCATCGCGGCGGCAAAGCCCCACGCCGCTTCGATCTCCGGTGCGCCGACGAACATGCCGACCGCACCGGCGGCAGCGATGAAACCGAGAATCAGTGCGAGTCCTAGTTCCTTGTCGGTCGTCGACTCAGTTGCGTTGGCCATGTGTCGCCGTTGTAGCGGGGGTTTCTTAATTGCATCTTTTCGACGCGACGGGCGTACTGACCGCTGTACGTCATTGCCGGCGAAACCACAGACAGGGATGGTTTTGCCGGAAATCGGTACAGCAGACCGTAGACCCTCCAGACTCATGCCGGTGCGCGTGGTTCGTTGTCCGAACCGATGAGGGAGATCGCTGCGACGGTCGTCGGCAGCTCGCCCCGCACGCTAGGGATAGTCGTCCTCGTCGCCGCTGTCGCGGTCGGCGGGGTCGCCCTCGCGCTCGTCGCCACGCCGTCGGTCGAGCGCATCGACGCCGAGTTCGGCACGGTCAACGACACTCACACGGAGATTCGGGCCGATCTCCTCGTCGACGCTCCCGTCGGAACGGGACCGGTAGACGGCTCTGCCGACTACACCGTCGCGATGAACGACGTCGTCGTCGCCGGCGGGGACGAAGACGGCGTCTCACTCGAGCCCGGCCAGTCGTCTGTCTCGACGAGCACACACATGTCGAACGACCGGGTTCCCGCGTGGTGGGTCACCCACATCGACAACGACGAGCGAACCGACGTCGTCGTCGACGCGACGATCACGACTCCGGTGCCCGGGTGGGACGCGGCGGTGAGCGACCACCGGACGGTCGAGACGGACGTTCTCGGGTCGCTCGAGTCGAACGAGACGCGACCGATCGACGCCGACCTCGCTCTGGTCGACGATCCCGTCCTGTACGTCACCGCAACGCGGGCGGAGTGGGGCGCGGTCGACGAGAACCGGACCGAACTCGAGGTCGAC contains:
- a CDS encoding SRPBCC family protein — protein: MTVRVERTFELSIAPDRVWEFIAVPENRARAISVVADYDVDSRTGTHITWHVELPIPLVRRTITVETEDVTRDPPTFVKFVGRSKVMDVTGEHEIESTNGGSRLVNSFVVDGKVPGVEKFFKRNLDGELENLRRALERDARRDS
- a CDS encoding LEA type 2 family protein, which translates into the protein MREIAATVVGSSPRTLGIVVLVAAVAVGGVALALVATPSVERIDAEFGTVNDTHTEIRADLLVDAPVGTGPVDGSADYTVAMNDVVVAGGDEDGVSLEPGQSSVSTSTHMSNDRVPAWWVTHIDNDERTDVVVDATITTPVPGWDAAVSDHRTVETDVLGSLESNETRPIDADLALVDDPVLYVTATRAEWGAVDENRTELEVDADAYNPTAFDASVRELSYTVRLNDVVVGDGETSRNDTLEAENETTLDATVDVENDALGEWWVTHLENDQVSTLEIVFEVRIELPTGGTVTVDVEPFPDATIETDLFDDESDDGDG
- a CDS encoding carbon-nitrogen family hydrolase, encoding MTGERTERRPSEDEVTIALAQLEIEAGDVPGNVDRALAAISRAADRGVDLVALPELFTVGYFAFDLYERHAEPFAGETFTRLREAAADHDVAVLAGSIVEDLAATEAVPTPAEEGLANTAALFDSSGELELVYRKHHLFGYESAERELLVPGERLETADVGGFTVGVTTCYDLRFPELYRELVDAGAELICVPSAWPYPRIEHWETLSRARAIENQCYVATINGSGSFADATLLGRSSVYDPWGVAVASSGDEPTIVTTTIEPSRVESVREEFPALQDRRS
- the hemE gene encoding uroporphyrinogen decarboxylase, whose product is MRDLFVRATRGERTERPPVWLMRQAGRYIPEYREIRSEYTFYEAITTPEVAERVTMLPWKLFEPDGIVMYSDILTALEPLGFSYHIESGVGPVIENPVDGPDDVDRDRRPIDETLPYVGELLERLQERLEGRAALIGFAGGPFTLAAYAAQGEPSRNYVALRRLRAAHPEAFRTLLEQFADVVAEYLTYQVDHGADVVKLFDTYAGLLGPADYREFLLPLHRRILESVDVPTVIFARNMGGRLDLLADSGADVVALDWTVEMADARAQLGDRPVQGNLDPAVLLGDEETVRKRTRQIIEAAGPSGHVLNLGHGVDKDTPVENVRAFVETAKSIDRG
- a CDS encoding DUF7123 family protein; this encodes MTDYSDEEQRILSYLRESAARGEQYFRAKNIADAIGLSSKQVGARLPHLAEKSDDVDIEKWGRARSTTWKVTLS
- a CDS encoding helix-turn-helix domain-containing protein encodes the protein MASSMSEYLQQDMECEGLLECIHGLKQLDRECFRVLVESEEPLTIDEVADRVDRERSTAYRSIQRLLQTGFIQKEQVNYDQGGYYHVYYPTDPEQIADDMQRMLNDWYAKMGQLIQEFEDKYDERVEPVTVES
- a CDS encoding DUF7525 family protein; its protein translation is MANATESTTDKELGLALILGFIAAAGAVGMFVGAPEIEAAWGFAAAMVFSTLAVVAIHLY